The Saimiri boliviensis isolate mSaiBol1 chromosome 12, mSaiBol1.pri, whole genome shotgun sequence nucleotide sequence TGCACGAGGTGGCCCTCTAGGCCACCCACCGGCGAGTTTACAGGGATCCGCGGCGGGGCTGCTTCTGAGCCGGGGGCGCCTCCCCCACCCCGCCGTCCCGCCTCCCGGCCCGCAGCCTCCTTCGGGGAGCGCGTCCCCTCCTCTTCCACGGCCTGGGCACAGGCGGCTTCTGCCACCGCGGTCCCCTCACCCACGCGGAGGCGTCAGAAGCTGCGGACACTGCTCGCTTCAGGGCTTTGCTCAGCTGCAGCTGGTGACCTCCAGAGAGGGGGCCTCTGATGTCCCGCTGGGGCATGTTCTGAAGACCGCGAAGGGGGAAGAGACCCACTGAAAGCCCGTCTCCCAGCCTCACCTCCACCCTCCCTGTCTCCAGAGCTCCGAGTTCAGCATATACAGAAAGCGGCGTGTCCCCTCTCTAGGGAGAGCAGGGTTGGGGGCTGgaggtctggctggtcttgatccGAGCATTCTCCCAGCCTCCTGGCTTCAGACCCCAGCACGGCGGGGTCTGCTGCCTGCTCCCTCTTTCCTGCTTCCAGACCCGGCCTgctgcttcttcctcctccctccctccctgccctgcagagGCTTTCAAAGTAGATTAGAAATAAACAGTGTCGCACAAGGAAGCCTCTAGTTCTTTGAGTCAACTTTGATGAGGAGGCTCCAGAAAGCCTTTGCCATGCTGTGTGGAATTTTAAATCTGAGAGCTGGTGTCCTCGCCCTGTTTGTCCAGTCTACATTTCTAGGTTATATTGTGTCACAATCAGTGtcatttgcttttgcttctcctGCATTGTGGGGTTTTACTTCTCTGGGGTTGCCAAAAACAAAATTGACCATCTCAGTCCTTGTCGCTAACACAGGAAAAGCATTACTGGGGGGAGGGCCCGGTTCCGCGGTTGAGGAGCTAGTTCTGGGTCCCGGAGCCCTTATCTGCCACCCACAGATCCAAGGCAGAGTCCGAGGCAGCAGGGTGGGCTCGGAGCGTGCATCTCGGCAGCTCGAGCTCAAGCGGACGTTGCTGCCTCTGCCTGGGGGCtctaaagtttcatttttatatgacCCACAGGGCCCAGACTGGAGGATAATTAGCAGAGCCCTGGGCATGGGCGGCACCTGGCCCTTGAGGGACgatgatgaaaatattccttATTAGCATAACACTGAGCACAGGCTGTGTGACAGTGTGCCAGAGGAACTGCACACATCCTTTCAGAAAAAGTCCATAACACAGAGAAAGCGCCGTTCCCAACCTAGATTTTTAACTTGTTGAACAGCTGTCTAAATGGGTCATCTCGGCTATCCTCCACTCAACATGACCACGTCcgcccctccaccaccaccaccaccaccatcaccacccctctccccacctcctcagtCTTGTTAGTCCTTCCTCCTACTATTCAGGATGAAATGAAACCCTCTGTCCAGACTCATTTCATCTGCTCCCCACCCCTCTCAGGCCGGCCAACCTTGCTTCTGGAACAGGTGAGCACGGGTTCCCAAGGCACTTTCTAAGCACCCTGCAGGCGCCTCCCAGGAGTGGTCAGTGGTCAGTGGTTAATCAGCTAATGAAGCTGCATAAGATATGACCCTTGTTTACTGCAGAATGCCCAGAGCTGGCAGGATGTCTGAAATGCAGGAGGTACCCGAAATGTATTTACTGAGGCAATGATGATGGACAAGAGGAACCCAGAAAGCAAGGCAGAGAGGGCCCCTGAGGTGGAAGGGGGTCCCCTGAGGTGGAAGGGGGGCCCCTGAGGTGGAAGGGGGGCCCCTGAGGTGGAAGGGGGGCCCCTGAGGTGGAAGCGGGGTGTGGCTGGGAGTCTGTAGAGGAAGAGGGATAATTTCAAGGTTCCTGTCTGGGAGAAAATAAACAGGTTTATAGTTAGCTGAGAGAAAGATGGGAATgtgtcaacattcttaaagaataaaaagtttagaTGTGTTGATGCCAAATGTGCTCCTACTCCCAGGAGGATCCAgacagggcagggccaggccttGACAGCTCAGAAGGGACAGGTTTCCCAGCTCTGATGCTTTGCACAGTCAGGGGCTTGTGTGACCTGCCAGAATTTAGTGAAGAAACTTGCTGTGGAGCCGGAGAGCTGCAAGTTGAGGCGTGTGTGATGTGAGGGTTAAAAACCTGTGAGAACAGAATAGCTGGCTTTTCAAGAATTTTGTTGGTAGACAGGAAAGACGTGGGAGGTGTTTTTGGAGTGGCCATATGTGGTTTTATTTAACATGGGGAAGACTcggcagaaaggaaaaaggaagaaggtgaGTTGGCAGCATGAATAAGAGCACCCAGGAGAGGGTAAATGTGATCAAAAACCACAGTGCAGACTGCGGGGACCCCAGAAAGGCTTCCCCCAAAACCTGACCAGCAAGTGGCCTGTGCTGGCAGCTCCCATGCCCCCTCTGTCACTTCTTTACACACCTGCAAACCTGCTCTGCTCTCCAAGGCCCTCTCTATTCCGTTTCTCCCCCGAATGGGCCTTCGGAATAACCCTCTGCTGGCCCCTCTGCCTTAGGAATCATTTTCAATAATGGGCCCACCTGGAAGGACATCCGGCGGTTTTCCCTGACCACCCTCCGGAACTACGGGATGGGCAAACAAGGCAACGAGAATCGGATCCAGAGGGAGGCCCACTTCCTGGTGGAAGCGCTCAGGAAGACCCAGGGTGTGTATCTGCTGCCCAGCAGGGGCCGTCCTCATGCAGGCCAGGGGTACGGGGAGCCCCGGCCGGGACCCCTAGACCACATCTGAACTACAGGGACCTACGGACTAGGAGAGGGTCTCATGAGTCCCCAGACACTGTGTTTACAACTCTGGTTTCCAGCCACACAGTTCAGGGAGCAGGTGTAGCCATTAAGCACGTGACTCATATCCTAAATACTGTCACAAAGTGAAGAAGACCCAAACAGATTCAGACATTCGCTATCTTTTGTAGATTACCAGTTTTCAGGGTGCCTTCTCACAGGCCTGGGTGAGCCCCAGAAGGTGACTGAGTGGGCGGAGAAGCCCCCGTGTCTCCTTGCGCCCATCCCCTGACGGCCTGTCTGCCTGTTTTCCAGGCCAGCCTTTCGACCCCACCTTCCTCGTCGGCTGCGCACCCTGCAACGTCATAGCTGACATCCTCTTCCGCACGCGTTTCGAGTACGATGATGAGAAGTTTCTGAGGTTGATGCATTTGTTTAATGAGAACTTCTACCTGCTCAGTACTCCCTGGCTCCAGGTGAAGCCATGTTCCTTTTTCATCAATCATCAATTGTACACTTTAcattagaaaaagaaggaaaattcagGTTATATGTGATAGGACTGCAAAAGCCAGAGAACATAGCTTCAAGGAGAGCCCAAATATTCTTCCCAAAGACATATCTGGGGTCCTATGCACCCTTTGCTAACCTTAGAATACGTATCGACCTCTGTGTGCACATTTGCACCACAGAATGTGCACTGCTGAGGAGAATGGTGCCCAAGAAGGACACTGTTGACccaaaatattccaaataaacaattatttcaGCCACAAATTCAGGTTTGGAGAAAGTTGTTGGTCCAACATACACAATTATGTTGCATccggaaaaaaatagtaaaatatttttctctccctaGCTTTACAATAATTTTTCCAGCTATCTACACTACTTGCCTGGAAGCCATAGAAAAGTCATAAGAAATGTGGCTGAAATAAAAGAGTATGTGTCTGAAAGGGTGAAGGAGCACCATCAATCTCTGGACCCCAACTGCCCCCGGGACCTCACTGACTGCCTGCTGGTGGAAATGGAAAAGGTAGGCTCAGCCCTTGCAAGAGGCGGGCTCTCCGGGGCGGGCAGGGAGCGTGCATTTTGGATCTGCAGTGTGACCTGAACTTGCTGGAGTGCATGGCTCCGGCCGCAGCACGCTGTCagtttcacacacacacccttcgcTTCAGCATAACCATTGGCACCAGTCAGCTGCCTTGCTGCCAAGCTGGCCTAGCAGCTCGAGGTGGCGTGGGTGGGCCCCTTAGCCCCTTCCAGGCCCTGCTGCCCAACCCTTTCTAGTCCGCAGACTTTGAGAGTTGCGTCTTGTCTGAGGAGAAGCCCCCAGCATTCCTTGTGGGCAGGTATTCCCCATCTGTGCACAGCTTCAGGACTTCCGGGCCTCCCCAGCTTCATTCACCTGCAGCCCTCAGgatcccctgccccctgcccagcATGGTAAAGTTCCTTGTCCCCTTGTCTTGTCCTTTTGTGGCTCAAGAACATGTGGATCCACACTGGTTTCCCGGGGCTGCCTGAGCATGTCCTCCACAGTTTGGCCTCTCACAGCAGCAGACACTAGCTCTGCAGCAGGAGGGTTTGCAGGAGCCCTTCAGCTCCTGCCTGAGCTGTGACCAAGGTCAGGGACATCTCACCTCTCCCAGGATGGCCTGTGTGCTACTGAGGGAAGCAGAGCCCCATCCTGCCTTCAGCagatttcctgaggcctcagtttccctggctGTGAGGTGGAGATGACCCTGACTCTCACAGCTCCAAGTCACAGTTCCACTGGGGGGATCTCTTGGACACTGTCTCCTTTGTCCCTGtggacctgggaggtggctgGTTCTGTGCTGAAGGGAGACAAgcagctccttctcctcctgcctATCTCTGGCATCACAGGAAAAGCCCAGTGCAGAACCCTTGTACACAATGGACGGTATCACTGTGACCGTGGCTGACCTGTTCTTTGCGGGGACAGAGACCACCAGCACCACTCTGAGATATGGGCTCCTGATTCTCATGAAATACCCTGAGATCGAAGGTAGGCAGGTGACCGGCGGGACACGGACAGGTCCGGGGTGGATGgttggatgaatgggtgggtggataggagAGTGGATGGCTAGATGgggggatgggtgggtggatggatggatggatggatgggagggtgggtggtgggtggatggatggaggggtGGATGGATGTGTAGGCAAGTAGATGGATAAAAGGGTGATTGACTAGATGGGTGGATGTCCAATTGGCCAGGAGCCAATTCCTTAAATTTGTCCCATTCATGTCTTGGCAGAGAAGCTCCATGAAGAAATTGACAGGGTGATTGGGCCAAGCCGAGTCCCCGCCGTCAAGGACAGGCTGGAGATGCCGTACATGGACGCTGTGGTGCATGAGATTCAGCGGTTCATCAACCTCGTGCCCTCCAACCTGCCCCATGAAGCAACCCGAGACACCATTTTCAGAGGATACGTCATCCCCAAGGTCAAGCATGAGCCTGGAGCACACAGCATGAACACCGGCCTATCCGCTCATTGCCTTCCTGCCAGGGAGCAGGATGGGGGCCCAAAGACCCTTCCCTTTGGCAGGGGGCACTGAATGGAGGAGCTGggccccactcccaccctgtggagtgCCGCTTTCGCTGCATTGCTCACATCCATCTGGTGACCAGACAGGTGGAGGAAGTCTGCAAAAGTGCCTCCGGGGACAGTCCCTGGGACTCATGAACTCTGATGCCAGGAGCAAACAGTCACAACCAGCCCTGGAGTCAATCTTGTGATCTTATCTTCGTTTAGACCTGACCCCTGACCGCCTTCTGTGTAGTCCTTCCCTGAGCGACTCCCTCAGCTGGAAATATGCTACCGTGTATCACATAACACCCACAGCAGCATTCTTCACCGGGGGCTTCCAGATGAAAGCCCACATTTTGTTCATGTGACTCACTGAGACAATCTTTGTTTCTTCTAGGGCACAGTCATAATTCCAAGTCTGGACTCCGTTTTGTATGACAACCAAGAATTTTCTGATCCAGAAAAGTTTAAGCCAGAACACTTCCTGAATGAAAATGGGAAGTTCAAGTACAGTGACTATTTCAAGCCATTTTCCACAGGTGAGAAAGTCCAGAGGCAGCACATTCCCTTGAGGAGCAGCTCACAGGCCTCACCTCCACTGCACGTGTGCTCTGCCCTCATCCCAGGCCTGCACTGACACCCCTGTGCCCTGTGTCTATTGACAATGACACCCACATGTGCTCTTCCCTAGTCAGAGAACGTCCATAACATCTTCCAGCAGCAATCCTGGGAATGAAGTGTCGtgggtggattttttttcccaaagactAGACGTTTTACACTATTCATTGCtaaattctgtttctattttaacaAGACTTAGTGAAAAGTTCTCAAAACCGTATTACCCAATTCTTCCTAATTTTAAACCAGAGCTGCTAAACAGAATCTAACATTTGGTTACCTAGAATCATCACAGGAAGCATCAAAGCCTTCCTGGGGTGTGACTCAGTGACTCTTTGAGGCACTTGTCCGCCTTCCCAGGGCCTCATCTCAGGGATTGCTGTGAACGAAGATCACACAACCAACTCTATACTTTTAACCCCCCAGTGCTGGAGCCCCAGCTTCTAACAGGGCACTACTTCCCTCCTGTAGGCATCACTGGTGAACCCTGGGGGTGCCTTCTTTACTGGGCAGAGAAGGTCTTCCCAACCTAACATAGGTTTTTGCAGTTGAGCTCTGGATGACTGAGGTTGTATGAAGCCTGGTCCCTGGATAAGTCAATGTCACTGGTATTCTTCCACTCGAGCACATTTTGCGCTGCTTTTGATGGGCCGAGGGGGTGGGCCCTGCCTTGTGATGCCGTTTGCCCACAGCCTCCCCTCCCGCTTCTGCCAACCCCACTGCTAACAGTGTCGTGTCTCTGAAACTCCCTCAGCGTCTCATCAGTACCATTGTTACTTCCAGGAAAACGGGTGTGTGCTGGAGAAGGCCTGGCTCGCATGGAGCTGTTTCTGCTGTTGTCTGCCATTTTGCAGCACTTTAATCTGAAGTCTCTCGTGGACCCAGAGGTCATCGACCTCAGCCCCGTAACGATTGGGTTTGGCCGCATTCCCCCGCATTACAAACTCTGTGCCCTTCCTCGCTCGTGGGTGTAAGGAGGACACACTCATTCCTGAGCCCCCCGCTTTCAAGCAAGTTTTCaaattgtttgaggtcaggattcCTCAACCCCATTCCTTTCTTTGcatatgaatatttgaaaataaacattttcctggAATATAAACAAATCATCACATGATTATTTTATCTGTACATTAAATCATGGAATATCTTATTTGTTGAAGTGATTCTTACAGAgagaggtttttgtttgcttgtttttctgagatggagtttcgctcttattgcccaggccagatgcagtggctagatcttggctcactgcaatctccgtctcctgggttcaagtgattctactgcctcagcctcccgagtagctggaattataggcgcatgccaccacgctcagctaattttttgtatttttagtagagatggggtttcaccatgttggtcaggctggtctggaacc carries:
- the CYP2E1 gene encoding cytochrome P450 2E1 isoform X1; amino-acid sequence: MMANSRIALPGWQPAPSGTMSALGITVALLVWAAILLLVSIWRQVHSGWNLPPGPFPLPIVGNLFQLELKNIPKSFTQLAERFGPVFTLYLGARRVVVMHGYKAVREALLDYKSEFSGRGEIPAFQAHKDRGIIFNNGPTWKDIRRFSLTTLRNYGMGKQGNENRIQREAHFLVEALRKTQGQPFDPTFLVGCAPCNVIADILFRTRFEYDDEKFLRLMHLFNENFYLLSTPWLQLYNNFSSYLHYLPGSHRKVIRNVAEIKEYVSERVKEHHQSLDPNCPRDLTDCLLVEMEKSADFESCVLSEEKPPAFLVGRYSPSVHSFRTSGPPQLHSPAALRIPCPLPSMEKPSAEPLYTMDGITVTVADLFFAGTETTSTTLRYGLLILMKYPEIEEKLHEEIDRVIGPSRVPAVKDRLEMPYMDAVVHEIQRFINLVPSNLPHEATRDTIFRGYVIPKGTVIIPSLDSVLYDNQEFSDPEKFKPEHFLNENGKFKYSDYFKPFSTGKRVCAGEGLARMELFLLLSAILQHFNLKSLVDPEVIDLSPVTIGFGRIPPHYKLCALPRSWV
- the CYP2E1 gene encoding cytochrome P450 2E1 isoform X2, which gives rise to MMANSRIALPGWQPAPSGTMSALGITVALLVWAAILLLVSIWRQVHSGWNLPPGPFPLPIVGNLFQLELKNIPKSFTQLAERFGPVFTLYLGARRVVVMHGYKAVREALLDYKSEFSGRGEIPAFQAHKDRGIIFNNGPTWKDIRRFSLTTLRNYGMGKQGNENRIQREAHFLVEALRKTQGQPFDPTFLVGCAPCNVIADILFRTRFEYDDEKFLRLMHLFNENFYLLSTPWLQLYNNFSSYLHYLPGSHRKVIRNVAEIKEYVSERVKEHHQSLDPNCPRDLTDCLLVEMEKEKPSAEPLYTMDGITVTVADLFFAGTETTSTTLRYGLLILMKYPEIEEKLHEEIDRVIGPSRVPAVKDRLEMPYMDAVVHEIQRFINLVPSNLPHEATRDTIFRGYVIPKGTVIIPSLDSVLYDNQEFSDPEKFKPEHFLNENGKFKYSDYFKPFSTGKRVCAGEGLARMELFLLLSAILQHFNLKSLVDPEVIDLSPVTIGFGRIPPHYKLCALPRSWV